One stretch of Miscanthus floridulus cultivar M001 chromosome 18, ASM1932011v1, whole genome shotgun sequence DNA includes these proteins:
- the LOC136520847 gene encoding probable glucomannan 4-beta-mannosyltransferase 3 isoform X2 — protein MAGASAMASLAAVAGAWLDLDLHGSTALLPRRLWPSSSGGGRGGAELFPFPLLGWPASGSGGEALRAAWDAARAAAVAPALAAASWVCLALSAMLLADAVFLAAASLLARRRPYRAPGPIIAGPTAEEEDGDEEAGRSVGYPMVLVQIPMYNEREVYKLSIGAACGMSWPSDRVIVQVLDDSTDPTVKDLVELECKFWANKGKNVKYEVRNNRKGYKAGALKQGMLYEYVQQCDFVAVFDADFQPEPDFLMRTVPYLVHNPQIGLVQARWEFVNPNEVLMTRIQKMTLDYHFKVEQEAGTAGVWRISSIKEAGGWEDRTTVEDMDLAVRAGLKGWKFIYVGDVKVKSELPSNLKAYRRQQHRWTCGAANLFRKTGAEIILTKEVSLWRKLYLIYSFFFIRKVVAHVVPFMLYCVVIPLSVLIPEVTVPVWGVVYIPTTITLLYAIRSPSSIHFIPFWILFENVMSFHRTKATFIGLLELGSVNEWVVTEKFGNSNGTKSEPQILEKPRCRFWDRCTISEILVAIFLFFCATYNLVLGDDFYFVYIYLQAITFLIVGTGFCGTSSSNS, from the exons ATGGCCGGTGCCTCGGCGATGGCCTCCTTAGCCGCGGTGGCGGGGGCGTGGCTCGACCTCGACCTCCACGGGTCGACGGCCCTGCTCCCGCGCCGGCTGTGGCCGTCGTCGtcgggcggcggccgcggcggtgccGAGCTGTTCCCGTTCCCGCTGCTTGGCTGGCCGGCGTCGGGGTCGGGCGGTGAGGCGCTGCGGGCCGCGTGGGACGCGGCGCGCGCGGCGGCCGTGGCGCCGGCGCTGGCCGCCGCGTCGTGGGTCTGCCTGGCCCTGTCGGCCATGCTCCTCGCGGACGCCGTGTTCCTGGCCGCCGCCAGCCTTCTGGCGCGGCGGAGGCCGTACCGGGCGCCGGGCCCCATTATTGCCGGACCCACTGCCGAGGAGGAGGACGGGGACGAGGAGGCTGGCCGCAGCGTCGGCTACCCCATGGTGCTCGTCCAAATCCCCATGTACAACGAGCGGGAG GTGTACAAGCTTTCCATTGGAGCAGCATGCGGGATGTCGTGGCCGTCGGATAGGGTCATCGTACAGGTTCTCGACGATTCCACTGATCCGACGGTTAAG GATCTGGTGGAGCTTGAATGCAAGTTTTGGGCTAACAAAGGCAAGAACGTAAAATATGAGGTGAGGAACAATCGGAAAGGTTACAAGGCGGGTGCGCTGAAACAAGGGATGCTCTATGAGTACGTTCAACAGTGTGATTTTGTCGCTGTGTTTGATGCTGATTTCCAACCAGAACCTGACTTCCTCATGAGGACCGTCCCATATCTTGTTCATAATCCACAAATTGGTCTTGTTCAAGCGCGATGGGAATTTG TTAATCCCAATGAAGTCCTGATGACAAGGATACAAAAGATGACATTAGATTATCACTTCAAAGTAGAGCAGGAAGCAG gaactgCTGGTGTCTggagaatttcttctatcaaggAAGCCGGGGGCTGGGAGGATCGAACCACTGTGGAAGACATGGATTTAGCAGTCAGAGCAGGTCTGAAAGGATGGAAATTCATCTACGTTGGGGATGTTAAG GTTAAAAGTGAACTGCCAAGCAATCTGAAGGCATATCGTCGTCAACAACATCGGTGGACATGTGGGGCAGCAAATTTATTCCGGAAGACGGGAGCGGAAATTATTCTGACTAAG GAGGTGTCGCTTTGGAGGAAGCTCTATCTGATCTACAGCTTCTTTTTCATTAGGAAGGTTGTTGCCCATGTGGTACCTTTCATGCTCTACTGTGTAGTAATTCCTTTGTCTGTCCTAATTCCTGAGGTCACTGTTCCTGTATGGGGGGTGGTTTATATCCCAACAACGATAACGCTCCTTTACGCCATCAGAAGTCCAAG TTCTATCCATTTCATACCATTCTGGATCCTTTTTGAGAATGTGATGTCTTTTCACCGAACAAAGGCGACATTCATCGGTTTGCTCGAGCTTGGGAGTGTAAACGAGTGGGTTGTCACAGAGAAGTTTGGTAATTCAAACGGCACCAAGTCCGAGCCACAAATACTTGAAAAGCCTCGCTGCAGGTTTTGGGACAG ATGCACCATATCAGAGATTTTAGTtgccatcttcctcttcttctgtgCCACATACAACTTGGTTTTAGGAGACGACTTCTATTTCGTTTACATATATTTACAGGCAATAACATTTCTTATTGTTGGCACCGGTTTCTGCGGAACATCCAGCTCCAACTCATAA
- the LOC136520847 gene encoding probable glucomannan 4-beta-mannosyltransferase 3 isoform X1, giving the protein MAGASAMASLAAVAGAWLDLDLHGSTALLPRRLWPSSSGGGRGGAELFPFPLLGWPASGSGGEALRAAWDAARAAAVAPALAAASWVCLALSAMLLADAVFLAAASLLARRRPYRAPGPIIAGPTAEEEDGDEEAGRSVGYPMVLVQIPMYNEREVYKLSIGAACGMSWPSDRVIVQVLDDSTDPTVKDLVELECKFWANKGKNVKYEVRNNRKGYKAGALKQGMLYEYVQQCDFVAVFDADFQPEPDFLMRTVPYLVHNPQIGLVQARWEFVNPNEVLMTRIQKMTLDYHFKVEQEAGSSIFGFFGFNGTAGVWRISSIKEAGGWEDRTTVEDMDLAVRAGLKGWKFIYVGDVKVKSELPSNLKAYRRQQHRWTCGAANLFRKTGAEIILTKEVSLWRKLYLIYSFFFIRKVVAHVVPFMLYCVVIPLSVLIPEVTVPVWGVVYIPTTITLLYAIRSPSSIHFIPFWILFENVMSFHRTKATFIGLLELGSVNEWVVTEKFGNSNGTKSEPQILEKPRCRFWDRCTISEILVAIFLFFCATYNLVLGDDFYFVYIYLQAITFLIVGTGFCGTSSSNS; this is encoded by the exons ATGGCCGGTGCCTCGGCGATGGCCTCCTTAGCCGCGGTGGCGGGGGCGTGGCTCGACCTCGACCTCCACGGGTCGACGGCCCTGCTCCCGCGCCGGCTGTGGCCGTCGTCGtcgggcggcggccgcggcggtgccGAGCTGTTCCCGTTCCCGCTGCTTGGCTGGCCGGCGTCGGGGTCGGGCGGTGAGGCGCTGCGGGCCGCGTGGGACGCGGCGCGCGCGGCGGCCGTGGCGCCGGCGCTGGCCGCCGCGTCGTGGGTCTGCCTGGCCCTGTCGGCCATGCTCCTCGCGGACGCCGTGTTCCTGGCCGCCGCCAGCCTTCTGGCGCGGCGGAGGCCGTACCGGGCGCCGGGCCCCATTATTGCCGGACCCACTGCCGAGGAGGAGGACGGGGACGAGGAGGCTGGCCGCAGCGTCGGCTACCCCATGGTGCTCGTCCAAATCCCCATGTACAACGAGCGGGAG GTGTACAAGCTTTCCATTGGAGCAGCATGCGGGATGTCGTGGCCGTCGGATAGGGTCATCGTACAGGTTCTCGACGATTCCACTGATCCGACGGTTAAG GATCTGGTGGAGCTTGAATGCAAGTTTTGGGCTAACAAAGGCAAGAACGTAAAATATGAGGTGAGGAACAATCGGAAAGGTTACAAGGCGGGTGCGCTGAAACAAGGGATGCTCTATGAGTACGTTCAACAGTGTGATTTTGTCGCTGTGTTTGATGCTGATTTCCAACCAGAACCTGACTTCCTCATGAGGACCGTCCCATATCTTGTTCATAATCCACAAATTGGTCTTGTTCAAGCGCGATGGGAATTTG TTAATCCCAATGAAGTCCTGATGACAAGGATACAAAAGATGACATTAGATTATCACTTCAAAGTAGAGCAGGAAGCAGGTTCATCCATCTTTGGCTTCTTTGGTTTTAACG gaactgCTGGTGTCTggagaatttcttctatcaaggAAGCCGGGGGCTGGGAGGATCGAACCACTGTGGAAGACATGGATTTAGCAGTCAGAGCAGGTCTGAAAGGATGGAAATTCATCTACGTTGGGGATGTTAAG GTTAAAAGTGAACTGCCAAGCAATCTGAAGGCATATCGTCGTCAACAACATCGGTGGACATGTGGGGCAGCAAATTTATTCCGGAAGACGGGAGCGGAAATTATTCTGACTAAG GAGGTGTCGCTTTGGAGGAAGCTCTATCTGATCTACAGCTTCTTTTTCATTAGGAAGGTTGTTGCCCATGTGGTACCTTTCATGCTCTACTGTGTAGTAATTCCTTTGTCTGTCCTAATTCCTGAGGTCACTGTTCCTGTATGGGGGGTGGTTTATATCCCAACAACGATAACGCTCCTTTACGCCATCAGAAGTCCAAG TTCTATCCATTTCATACCATTCTGGATCCTTTTTGAGAATGTGATGTCTTTTCACCGAACAAAGGCGACATTCATCGGTTTGCTCGAGCTTGGGAGTGTAAACGAGTGGGTTGTCACAGAGAAGTTTGGTAATTCAAACGGCACCAAGTCCGAGCCACAAATACTTGAAAAGCCTCGCTGCAGGTTTTGGGACAG ATGCACCATATCAGAGATTTTAGTtgccatcttcctcttcttctgtgCCACATACAACTTGGTTTTAGGAGACGACTTCTATTTCGTTTACATATATTTACAGGCAATAACATTTCTTATTGTTGGCACCGGTTTCTGCGGAACATCCAGCTCCAACTCATAA